The following proteins come from a genomic window of Diorhabda carinulata isolate Delta chromosome X, icDioCari1.1, whole genome shotgun sequence:
- the LOC130900412 gene encoding tyrosine-protein phosphatase non-receptor type 4 isoform X2 → MIESVSKRAFSGSSGTYNVHALELAAARERKLKTLSITVKFLDDTEHVFHIEKRAKGSTLLEQVYHHLELVEKDYFGLQFSDNGNLPGKRSSAWMRWLDLSKSIKKQLGTCQYPLYFRVKFYVSDPSKLQEEYTRYQFYLQLRRDILEGKLYLPPSTAILLASYTVQSELGDYQPEEHGPNYLSNIQLVPNQTDDIEKKISELHKLHKGQLPADAEFNFLDHAKRIEMYGVELHKARDSANKEIQLGVTHLGLVVFQNNIRINVFSWSKIMKISFKRKQFFIQLRRELSESYDTLLGFNMETYRSSKTLWKSCVEHHTFFRLHSPRVKRKFPLSLGSKFTYSGRTEYQTVAEVRQRGILERKFVRSPSKYLVGRTSTHTPPHLEDRGKLITAPARPPGPYAHKVTSLDTKEPKKAWTEDSRISDDDGGFLERTLEGPFSPGIAGRVISYADEEPPSPTSNGLYDTPPYSLSHSPTSQIIDDNLVTIVLHPDEEGKYGFNVKGGSEQNVPILVSRVAPNTPADKCVPRLSEGDQLLQINGHDVTHALHQDVVKLIQEARITNSGKLVLMVKANVLYQGYEDYEEPPYQYVPAGDIEPPSPGNALQQSMLLLADGLASGTLIARYETLFRKHPDLTCDESLKPQNVNKNRYRDILPYDTTRVMLKSGTNGDYINANYVNMSISGTETVNHYIATQGPLPATTEDFWQMILEENCNLIVMLTTLIERGRAKCHKYWPSIGETLTMQNTTMKCISEETDPSESFVFRDFVLRDIKNNESRDIKHMQYIAWPDHGVPDSPQQFLNFTEKVRSARKGSAPVVVHCSAGIGRTGVMVLMETALCLMEVNEPVYPLEIVKTMREQRAMMIQNASQYRFVCESVHAAYSDNISVDKSFQNPD, encoded by the exons ATGATTGAGAGTGTCTCTAAAAGAGCATTCAGTGGATCTAGTGGTACATACAACGTACATGCATTAGAACTGGCTGCAGCGagagaaagaaaattaaaaacattaagtATTACTGTAAAATTTCTAGATGACACAGAACAtgtttttcatattgaaaaacGTGCCAAAGGCAGTACATTATTGGAACAGGTTTACCATCATCTTGAGCTAGttgaaaaagattattttggaTTGCAGTTTTCAGATAATGGTAATTTACCCGGAAAAAGAAGTTCTGCGTGGATG cGCTGGTTAGATCTGTCCAAGTCAATAAAAAAGCAGCTGGGAACCTGTCAATATCCTTTATATTTTAGAGTTAAGTTTTATGTGTCCGATCCAAGTAAACTCCAAGAAGAATATACCCGTTATcagttttatttacaattaagaAGAGATATTTTAGAAGGGAAGTTATATTTACCCCCAAGCACTGCCATACTATTAGCTAGTTATACTGTACAAT CTGAATTAGGTGATTATCAACCTGAAGAACATGGACCAAATTACTTATCAAATATTCAACTTGTTCCAAATCAAACTGATGacattgagaaaaaaatatcagaattacACAAACTGCACAA agGCCAACTTCCTGCAGATgctgaattcaattttttggacCACGCCAAAAGGATTGAAATGTATGGAGTAGAATTACATAAAGCTAGAGATAGTGCGAATAAAGAAATCCAATTGGGAGTGACACATTTAGGTTTAGtagtgtttcaaaataatattcgaATTAACGTTTTTTCATGgtctaaaattatgaaaatttcatttaaaaggAAGCAGTTTTTTATACAGCTTCGTCGAGAGCTG TCTGAATCGTATGATACCTTGCTTGGTTTCAACATGGAGACATATCGTTCATCTAAAACTCTTTGGAAGTCATGTGTTGAACATCACACATTTTTCCGCCTTCATTCACCGAGagtgaaaagaaaatttccatTGTCTCTTGGTTCCAAATTCACATATTCTGGAAGAACAGAATATCAAACAGTGGCAGAGGTACGACAGAGAGGgattttagaaagaaaattcGTGAGATCGCCCAGTAAATATTTGGTG GGTCGCACTTCTACTCATACACCTCCACATTTAGAAGATAGAGGAAAACTGATAACAGCTCCTGCTAGACCACCAGGACCTTACGCTCATAAAGTCACTTCATTAGACACCAAAGAACCTAAAAAAGCATGGACTGAAGACAGTAGGATATCAGATGA tGATGGAGGTTTTTTGGAAAGAACACTAGAAGGTCCCTTTTCGCCTGGAATAGCTGGAAGAGTTATAAGTTATGCAGATGAAGAACCACCTTCTCCCACTTCTAATGGATTATATGATACTCCGCCATATAGTTTAAGTCATTCCCCTACGTCGCAAATAATCGATGATAATCTAGTAACGATTGTTCTCCATCCTGATGAAGAAGGAAAATATGGTTTTAATGTGAAAG GTGGAAGTGAACAAAATGTGCCTATTTTAGTATCTAGAGTAGCTCCAAATACACCTGCAGATAAATGTGTGCCAAGATTATCGGAAGGCGATCAGTTGTTACAAATTAATGGCCACGATGTAACACACGCTCTTCACCAAGACGTTGTCAAATTAATTCAAGAAGCTAGAATTACAAATTCAG gTAAGCTAGTATTAATGGTGAAAGCCAACGTCTTGTATCAAGGTTATGAAGACTATGAAGAACCGCCATATCAATATGTACCTGCAGGAGACATAGAACCTCCATCTCCTGGGAACGCTCTCCAACAAAGTATGCTATTGTTAGCTGATGGATTAGCTAGTGGAACATTAATAGCACGATACGAAACACTTTTTAGAAAACATCCTGATTTGACATGTGATGAATCGCTAAAACCACAAAATGTGAATAAGAATCGATATAGAGATATTTTGCCAT ATGATACGACTAGAGTTATGTTGAAAAGTGGTACAAATGGTGACTATATCAATGCAAATTATGTAAACATGTCAATATCTGGTACTGAAACAGTAAACCATTACATAGCAACTCAAGGTCCTTTACCAGCGACCACTGAAGACTTTTGGCAAATGATCCTCGAAGAAAACTGCAATTTGATTGTAATGTTAACTACTCTTATAGAAAGGGGACGAGCCAAATGTCATAAATACTGGCCGAGTATAGGTGAAACATTAACTATGCAAAATACTACTATGAAATGTATTTCTGAAGAGACTGATCCTTctgaaagttttgtttttagagATTTTGTTCTTCGCGACATTAAG aataatgaatCAAGAGATATAAAACATATGCAATATATTGCATGGCCTGATCACGGAGTGCCTGATTCCCCACaacaatttctaaattttactGAAAAGGTTCGATCGGCAAGGAAAGGTTCTGCTCCTGTAGTGGTACATTGTAGTGCCGGTATCGGTAGAACGGGTGTGATGGTATTGATGGAAACTGCTTTATGTTTAATGGAGGTTAACGAACCAGTTTATCCTTTAGAAATAGTTAAAACTATGAGGGAACAACGAGCTATGATGATACAAAATGCT AGTCAATATCGCTTTGTTTGTGAAAGCGTGCATGCTGCATATAGCGATAATATAAGTGTAGATAAATCA
- the LOC130900412 gene encoding tyrosine-protein phosphatase non-receptor type 4 isoform X3 — MIESVSKRAFSGSSGTYNVHALELAAARERKLKTLSITVKFLDDTEHVFHIEKRAKGSTLLEQVYHHLELVEKDYFGLQFSDNGNLPGKRSSAWMRWLDLSKSIKKQLGTCQYPLYFRVKFYVSDPSKLQEEYTRYQFYLQLRRDILEGKLYLPPSTAILLASYTVQSELGDYQPEEHGPNYLSNIQLVPNQTDDIEKKISELHKLHKGQLPADAEFNFLDHAKRIEMYGVELHKARDSANKEIQLGVTHLGLVVFQNNIRINVFSWSKIMKISFKRKQFFIQLRRELSESYDTLLGFNMETYRSSKTLWKSCVEHHTFFRLHSPRVKRKFPLSLGSKFTYSGRTEYQTVAEGRTSTHTPPHLEDRGKLITAPARPPGPYAHKVTSLDTKEPKKAWTEDSRISDDDGGFLERTLEGPFSPGIAGRVISYADEEPPSPTSNGLYDTPPYSLSHSPTSQIIDDNLVTIVLHPDEEGKYGFNVKGGSEQNVPILVSRVAPNTPADKCVPRLSEGDQLLQINGHDVTHALHQDVVKLIQEARITNSGKLVLMVKANVLYQGYEDYEEPPYQYVPAGDIEPPSPGNALQQSMLLLADGLASGTLIARYETLFRKHPDLTCDESLKPQNVNKNRYRDILPYDTTRVMLKSGTNGDYINANYVNMSISGTETVNHYIATQGPLPATTEDFWQMILEENCNLIVMLTTLIERGRAKCHKYWPSIGETLTMQNTTMKCISEETDPSESFVFRDFVLRDIKNNESRDIKHMQYIAWPDHGVPDSPQQFLNFTEKVRSARKGSAPVVVHCSAGIGRTGVMVLMETALCLMEVNEPVYPLEIVKTMREQRAMMIQNASQYRFVCESVHAAYSDNISVDKSVSQLE, encoded by the exons ATGATTGAGAGTGTCTCTAAAAGAGCATTCAGTGGATCTAGTGGTACATACAACGTACATGCATTAGAACTGGCTGCAGCGagagaaagaaaattaaaaacattaagtATTACTGTAAAATTTCTAGATGACACAGAACAtgtttttcatattgaaaaacGTGCCAAAGGCAGTACATTATTGGAACAGGTTTACCATCATCTTGAGCTAGttgaaaaagattattttggaTTGCAGTTTTCAGATAATGGTAATTTACCCGGAAAAAGAAGTTCTGCGTGGATG cGCTGGTTAGATCTGTCCAAGTCAATAAAAAAGCAGCTGGGAACCTGTCAATATCCTTTATATTTTAGAGTTAAGTTTTATGTGTCCGATCCAAGTAAACTCCAAGAAGAATATACCCGTTATcagttttatttacaattaagaAGAGATATTTTAGAAGGGAAGTTATATTTACCCCCAAGCACTGCCATACTATTAGCTAGTTATACTGTACAAT CTGAATTAGGTGATTATCAACCTGAAGAACATGGACCAAATTACTTATCAAATATTCAACTTGTTCCAAATCAAACTGATGacattgagaaaaaaatatcagaattacACAAACTGCACAA agGCCAACTTCCTGCAGATgctgaattcaattttttggacCACGCCAAAAGGATTGAAATGTATGGAGTAGAATTACATAAAGCTAGAGATAGTGCGAATAAAGAAATCCAATTGGGAGTGACACATTTAGGTTTAGtagtgtttcaaaataatattcgaATTAACGTTTTTTCATGgtctaaaattatgaaaatttcatttaaaaggAAGCAGTTTTTTATACAGCTTCGTCGAGAGCTG TCTGAATCGTATGATACCTTGCTTGGTTTCAACATGGAGACATATCGTTCATCTAAAACTCTTTGGAAGTCATGTGTTGAACATCACACATTTTTCCGCCTTCATTCACCGAGagtgaaaagaaaatttccatTGTCTCTTGGTTCCAAATTCACATATTCTGGAAGAACAGAATATCAAACAGTGGCAGAG GGTCGCACTTCTACTCATACACCTCCACATTTAGAAGATAGAGGAAAACTGATAACAGCTCCTGCTAGACCACCAGGACCTTACGCTCATAAAGTCACTTCATTAGACACCAAAGAACCTAAAAAAGCATGGACTGAAGACAGTAGGATATCAGATGA tGATGGAGGTTTTTTGGAAAGAACACTAGAAGGTCCCTTTTCGCCTGGAATAGCTGGAAGAGTTATAAGTTATGCAGATGAAGAACCACCTTCTCCCACTTCTAATGGATTATATGATACTCCGCCATATAGTTTAAGTCATTCCCCTACGTCGCAAATAATCGATGATAATCTAGTAACGATTGTTCTCCATCCTGATGAAGAAGGAAAATATGGTTTTAATGTGAAAG GTGGAAGTGAACAAAATGTGCCTATTTTAGTATCTAGAGTAGCTCCAAATACACCTGCAGATAAATGTGTGCCAAGATTATCGGAAGGCGATCAGTTGTTACAAATTAATGGCCACGATGTAACACACGCTCTTCACCAAGACGTTGTCAAATTAATTCAAGAAGCTAGAATTACAAATTCAG gTAAGCTAGTATTAATGGTGAAAGCCAACGTCTTGTATCAAGGTTATGAAGACTATGAAGAACCGCCATATCAATATGTACCTGCAGGAGACATAGAACCTCCATCTCCTGGGAACGCTCTCCAACAAAGTATGCTATTGTTAGCTGATGGATTAGCTAGTGGAACATTAATAGCACGATACGAAACACTTTTTAGAAAACATCCTGATTTGACATGTGATGAATCGCTAAAACCACAAAATGTGAATAAGAATCGATATAGAGATATTTTGCCAT ATGATACGACTAGAGTTATGTTGAAAAGTGGTACAAATGGTGACTATATCAATGCAAATTATGTAAACATGTCAATATCTGGTACTGAAACAGTAAACCATTACATAGCAACTCAAGGTCCTTTACCAGCGACCACTGAAGACTTTTGGCAAATGATCCTCGAAGAAAACTGCAATTTGATTGTAATGTTAACTACTCTTATAGAAAGGGGACGAGCCAAATGTCATAAATACTGGCCGAGTATAGGTGAAACATTAACTATGCAAAATACTACTATGAAATGTATTTCTGAAGAGACTGATCCTTctgaaagttttgtttttagagATTTTGTTCTTCGCGACATTAAG aataatgaatCAAGAGATATAAAACATATGCAATATATTGCATGGCCTGATCACGGAGTGCCTGATTCCCCACaacaatttctaaattttactGAAAAGGTTCGATCGGCAAGGAAAGGTTCTGCTCCTGTAGTGGTACATTGTAGTGCCGGTATCGGTAGAACGGGTGTGATGGTATTGATGGAAACTGCTTTATGTTTAATGGAGGTTAACGAACCAGTTTATCCTTTAGAAATAGTTAAAACTATGAGGGAACAACGAGCTATGATGATACAAAATGCT AGTCAATATCGCTTTGTTTGTGAAAGCGTGCATGCTGCATATAGCGATAATATAAGTGTAGATAAATCAGTAAGTCAATTAGAATAA
- the LOC130900412 gene encoding tyrosine-protein phosphatase non-receptor type 4 isoform X1, translating into MIESVSKRAFSGSSGTYNVHALELAAARERKLKTLSITVKFLDDTEHVFHIEKRAKGSTLLEQVYHHLELVEKDYFGLQFSDNGNLPGKRSSAWMRWLDLSKSIKKQLGTCQYPLYFRVKFYVSDPSKLQEEYTRYQFYLQLRRDILEGKLYLPPSTAILLASYTVQSELGDYQPEEHGPNYLSNIQLVPNQTDDIEKKISELHKLHKGQLPADAEFNFLDHAKRIEMYGVELHKARDSANKEIQLGVTHLGLVVFQNNIRINVFSWSKIMKISFKRKQFFIQLRRELSESYDTLLGFNMETYRSSKTLWKSCVEHHTFFRLHSPRVKRKFPLSLGSKFTYSGRTEYQTVAEVRQRGILERKFVRSPSKYLVGRTSTHTPPHLEDRGKLITAPARPPGPYAHKVTSLDTKEPKKAWTEDSRISDDDGGFLERTLEGPFSPGIAGRVISYADEEPPSPTSNGLYDTPPYSLSHSPTSQIIDDNLVTIVLHPDEEGKYGFNVKGGSEQNVPILVSRVAPNTPADKCVPRLSEGDQLLQINGHDVTHALHQDVVKLIQEARITNSGKLVLMVKANVLYQGYEDYEEPPYQYVPAGDIEPPSPGNALQQSMLLLADGLASGTLIARYETLFRKHPDLTCDESLKPQNVNKNRYRDILPYDTTRVMLKSGTNGDYINANYVNMSISGTETVNHYIATQGPLPATTEDFWQMILEENCNLIVMLTTLIERGRAKCHKYWPSIGETLTMQNTTMKCISEETDPSESFVFRDFVLRDIKNNESRDIKHMQYIAWPDHGVPDSPQQFLNFTEKVRSARKGSAPVVVHCSAGIGRTGVMVLMETALCLMEVNEPVYPLEIVKTMREQRAMMIQNASQYRFVCESVHAAYSDNISVDKSVSQLE; encoded by the exons ATGATTGAGAGTGTCTCTAAAAGAGCATTCAGTGGATCTAGTGGTACATACAACGTACATGCATTAGAACTGGCTGCAGCGagagaaagaaaattaaaaacattaagtATTACTGTAAAATTTCTAGATGACACAGAACAtgtttttcatattgaaaaacGTGCCAAAGGCAGTACATTATTGGAACAGGTTTACCATCATCTTGAGCTAGttgaaaaagattattttggaTTGCAGTTTTCAGATAATGGTAATTTACCCGGAAAAAGAAGTTCTGCGTGGATG cGCTGGTTAGATCTGTCCAAGTCAATAAAAAAGCAGCTGGGAACCTGTCAATATCCTTTATATTTTAGAGTTAAGTTTTATGTGTCCGATCCAAGTAAACTCCAAGAAGAATATACCCGTTATcagttttatttacaattaagaAGAGATATTTTAGAAGGGAAGTTATATTTACCCCCAAGCACTGCCATACTATTAGCTAGTTATACTGTACAAT CTGAATTAGGTGATTATCAACCTGAAGAACATGGACCAAATTACTTATCAAATATTCAACTTGTTCCAAATCAAACTGATGacattgagaaaaaaatatcagaattacACAAACTGCACAA agGCCAACTTCCTGCAGATgctgaattcaattttttggacCACGCCAAAAGGATTGAAATGTATGGAGTAGAATTACATAAAGCTAGAGATAGTGCGAATAAAGAAATCCAATTGGGAGTGACACATTTAGGTTTAGtagtgtttcaaaataatattcgaATTAACGTTTTTTCATGgtctaaaattatgaaaatttcatttaaaaggAAGCAGTTTTTTATACAGCTTCGTCGAGAGCTG TCTGAATCGTATGATACCTTGCTTGGTTTCAACATGGAGACATATCGTTCATCTAAAACTCTTTGGAAGTCATGTGTTGAACATCACACATTTTTCCGCCTTCATTCACCGAGagtgaaaagaaaatttccatTGTCTCTTGGTTCCAAATTCACATATTCTGGAAGAACAGAATATCAAACAGTGGCAGAGGTACGACAGAGAGGgattttagaaagaaaattcGTGAGATCGCCCAGTAAATATTTGGTG GGTCGCACTTCTACTCATACACCTCCACATTTAGAAGATAGAGGAAAACTGATAACAGCTCCTGCTAGACCACCAGGACCTTACGCTCATAAAGTCACTTCATTAGACACCAAAGAACCTAAAAAAGCATGGACTGAAGACAGTAGGATATCAGATGA tGATGGAGGTTTTTTGGAAAGAACACTAGAAGGTCCCTTTTCGCCTGGAATAGCTGGAAGAGTTATAAGTTATGCAGATGAAGAACCACCTTCTCCCACTTCTAATGGATTATATGATACTCCGCCATATAGTTTAAGTCATTCCCCTACGTCGCAAATAATCGATGATAATCTAGTAACGATTGTTCTCCATCCTGATGAAGAAGGAAAATATGGTTTTAATGTGAAAG GTGGAAGTGAACAAAATGTGCCTATTTTAGTATCTAGAGTAGCTCCAAATACACCTGCAGATAAATGTGTGCCAAGATTATCGGAAGGCGATCAGTTGTTACAAATTAATGGCCACGATGTAACACACGCTCTTCACCAAGACGTTGTCAAATTAATTCAAGAAGCTAGAATTACAAATTCAG gTAAGCTAGTATTAATGGTGAAAGCCAACGTCTTGTATCAAGGTTATGAAGACTATGAAGAACCGCCATATCAATATGTACCTGCAGGAGACATAGAACCTCCATCTCCTGGGAACGCTCTCCAACAAAGTATGCTATTGTTAGCTGATGGATTAGCTAGTGGAACATTAATAGCACGATACGAAACACTTTTTAGAAAACATCCTGATTTGACATGTGATGAATCGCTAAAACCACAAAATGTGAATAAGAATCGATATAGAGATATTTTGCCAT ATGATACGACTAGAGTTATGTTGAAAAGTGGTACAAATGGTGACTATATCAATGCAAATTATGTAAACATGTCAATATCTGGTACTGAAACAGTAAACCATTACATAGCAACTCAAGGTCCTTTACCAGCGACCACTGAAGACTTTTGGCAAATGATCCTCGAAGAAAACTGCAATTTGATTGTAATGTTAACTACTCTTATAGAAAGGGGACGAGCCAAATGTCATAAATACTGGCCGAGTATAGGTGAAACATTAACTATGCAAAATACTACTATGAAATGTATTTCTGAAGAGACTGATCCTTctgaaagttttgtttttagagATTTTGTTCTTCGCGACATTAAG aataatgaatCAAGAGATATAAAACATATGCAATATATTGCATGGCCTGATCACGGAGTGCCTGATTCCCCACaacaatttctaaattttactGAAAAGGTTCGATCGGCAAGGAAAGGTTCTGCTCCTGTAGTGGTACATTGTAGTGCCGGTATCGGTAGAACGGGTGTGATGGTATTGATGGAAACTGCTTTATGTTTAATGGAGGTTAACGAACCAGTTTATCCTTTAGAAATAGTTAAAACTATGAGGGAACAACGAGCTATGATGATACAAAATGCT AGTCAATATCGCTTTGTTTGTGAAAGCGTGCATGCTGCATATAGCGATAATATAAGTGTAGATAAATCAGTAAGTCAATTAGAATAA